The following proteins are encoded in a genomic region of Moorena sp. SIOASIH:
- a CDS encoding DUF4157 domain-containing protein — MRTTHTYKPKYSHSTSLSDEQKKKDSRRKGIREILDAEEREWNAEEAVGEWGSMSAKVMRTLESGVTQPERGRREIGQQGKFSLGQPGERSRQGANHGGHQVQPKRMMVQRRAQPLTGDSVTYGESMRAVSSKKENKTGLPDRLKAGIENLSGYSMDDVRVHYNSEKPAQLQALAYAQGTEIHVGPGQEKHLPHEAWHVVQQKQGRVKPTRKINGKDQINEDAGMEREADNRGKEALSSPLVPKTVELKETPQTKVKQLSPWENVPAKFTTDNKMELVANSEYTVSLQGLERYAPINIERAPEQVQNKDDDRTVVYFSQEQEFDKKNEMVRKMREDENDSNTVIMEKFDRTTKSKTGEIRAQKSPAEGLIVFDAQVLDDGTVKSGSHMGHAVEKVQ, encoded by the coding sequence ATGCGCACTACTCATACCTATAAACCGAAATATTCTCACTCTACCTCGTTGTCAGATGAACAAAAAAAGAAAGACTCCAGACGGAAAGGTATAAGAGAAATATTGGATGCAGAGGAAAGGGAGTGGAACGCGGAAGAGGCGGTCGGGGAATGGGGAAGTATGAGTGCAAAAGTGATGCGCACCTTAGAATCAGGAGTAACCCAACCGGAAAGGGGAAGGAGAGAAATCGGGCAGCAAGGGAAGTTTTCTTTGGGACAGCCGGGAGAGAGAAGCAGGCAAGGGGCGAATCACGGTGGGCATCAAGTGCAGCCGAAAAGGATGATGGTGCAGCGGAGAGCACAACCGTTGACGGGGGATTCGGTGACCTATGGCGAAAGCATGAGGGCAGTGAGTAGCAAAAAAGAAAACAAAACTGGCTTGCCTGATCGCCTCAAGGCAGGAATAGAGAACCTATCGGGCTATTCGATGGATGATGTGAGGGTGCATTACAACTCGGAGAAACCGGCACAATTGCAGGCATTGGCGTATGCACAGGGGACGGAGATTCATGTGGGGCCGGGGCAGGAGAAGCATTTGCCCCATGAGGCGTGGCATGTGGTGCAGCAGAAGCAAGGTCGGGTGAAGCCAACAAGGAAAATAAATGGGAAAGATCAAATCAATGAAGATGCCGGGATGGAGAGAGAGGCGGACAACCGGGGGAAAGAAGCATTATCCAGTCCGTTAGTACCAAAAACCGTAGAATTGAAGGAAACCCCGCAGACGAAAGTAAAACAGTTGTCCCCATGGGAGAACGTGCCGGCCAAGTTTACCACTGACAACAAAATGGAGTTGGTCGCCAATTCCGAGTATACAGTAAGCCTGCAAGGTTTAGAAAGATACGCTCCGATCAACATAGAACGAGCACCAGAACAGGTTCAAAACAAGGATGATGATCGCACAGTTGTATACTTCAGTCAGGAGCAGGAATTTGATAAGAAAAATGAAATGGTCAGGAAAATGCGTGAAGATGAAAATGACAGTAATACGGTCATAATGGAGAAATTCGATCGCACTACTAAGAGTAAGACAGGGGAGATAAGAGCCCAAAAAAGTCCGGCTGAAGGACTCATAGTATTCGACGCGCAGGTCTTGGATGACGGCACGGTGAAAAGTGGTTCGCACATGGGACATGCGGTAGAGAAGGTACAATAA
- a CDS encoding response regulator, with the protein MKTVLVVEDSVTERQYLTRCLQQAGLGVTGVASVEEAREKLSHHTPDLVVLDVILPGQSGFEFCRALKVNPHTSQIPVVICSTKGTEVDKIWGKMLGADAYLAKPVTPEELLCTLEELIQ; encoded by the coding sequence ATGAAAACTGTTTTGGTGGTAGAAGATAGCGTAACAGAAAGACAGTACCTAACTCGCTGTTTGCAACAAGCGGGTTTGGGGGTTACTGGCGTGGCTAGTGTTGAGGAGGCTCGGGAAAAATTATCTCACCATACGCCAGATTTAGTGGTTTTAGATGTAATTTTGCCTGGTCAAAGTGGTTTTGAGTTTTGTCGAGCCCTGAAAGTTAATCCTCACACTAGCCAGATTCCTGTAGTGATTTGCTCCACCAAAGGTACTGAGGTGGACAAAATTTGGGGAAAGATGCTGGGGGCTGATGCCTACTTAGCTAAACCAGTGACTCCAGAAGAACTGCTGTGTACCCTAGAGGAGCTGATTCAATAG
- a CDS encoding DUF4351 domain-containing protein, with product MAKRADIGSKRLISLAPNAWVQWVTGNPQVRASQLLDAEFQWISRESDVIVKASSPEHQEFLILNELQLRYDQNMPQRMRNYVALAEEKYNLSAYPVLINILPPPATVTIENCYDKEFMGLKARQDYRVINLWEVEAELVLEQPLPPLFPFVPILFGGGSESKLRSAVQALRADQTLNQLEPLLAFFASFVLEIPLIQQIMRWDMTVLRESPWYQEILQEGVAQGIEQGIEQGIEQGIEQGIQQGVEQGIEQGIERGIEQGIQQERRGSLERILKLRFSEIPVEISVRIQALTLEQLEELMATALTVNSLDEFSEHLPN from the coding sequence ATGGCAAAACGTGCAGATATTGGTAGCAAACGCCTAATCAGTCTCGCTCCTAATGCTTGGGTGCAATGGGTAACCGGTAATCCCCAAGTGCGGGCATCTCAGTTACTTGATGCTGAGTTTCAATGGATTAGTCGCGAAAGCGATGTGATTGTCAAAGCTTCTAGTCCTGAACATCAAGAATTTCTGATTCTCAATGAATTACAACTACGGTATGACCAGAACATGCCTCAGAGAATGCGCAATTATGTCGCTTTAGCTGAGGAAAAATACAACCTATCCGCTTATCCAGTATTAATTAACATCTTGCCGCCCCCAGCCACAGTCACCATTGAAAATTGCTACGACAAGGAATTCATGGGATTAAAAGCCCGTCAAGATTATCGGGTAATTAATCTGTGGGAAGTAGAGGCTGAATTAGTATTAGAACAACCTTTGCCTCCCCTATTTCCATTTGTCCCAATTTTATTTGGAGGTGGTAGTGAATCGAAATTGCGGTCAGCGGTGCAGGCTTTACGAGCGGATCAAACCTTAAATCAACTAGAACCGCTCTTAGCGTTCTTTGCTAGTTTTGTGCTAGAGATACCTTTAATTCAACAAATCATGAGGTGGGATATGACAGTATTACGAGAATCACCCTGGTATCAAGAGATTTTACAAGAGGGTGTGGCTCAAGGGATTGAGCAAGGCATTGAACAAGGGATTGAACAAGGGATTGAACAAGGCATCCAACAAGGGGTTGAACAAGGGATTGAACAAGGGATTGAACGAGGGATTGAACAAGGCATCCAACAAGAACGTCGAGGAAGTTTAGAGCGCATCCTTAAACTGCGATTTTCCGAGATTCCTGTCGAGATATCCGTCAGAATTCAAGCCTTAACTCTCGAACAATTAGAAGAGTTGATGGCCACAGCATTAACGGTTAACTCCCTAGATGAGTTTAGTGAACATTTGCCGAATTAA
- a CDS encoding type II toxin-antitoxin system YafQ family toxin yields MLSPVFENRFKKDVKRLQKRGKNMEKLKTVIEKLLERKELEPKYKDHALTGNWSGYRDCHIEPDWILIYKTSETNLFLVRSGSHADLF; encoded by the coding sequence ATGCTATCACCTGTTTTTGAAAACCGCTTTAAGAAAGACGTAAAACGGCTACAGAAGCGTGGCAAAAATATGGAAAAGCTTAAAACCGTTATTGAGAAATTATTAGAGAGAAAAGAACTAGAACCCAAATACAAAGATCATGCCTTAACGGGAAATTGGAGTGGATACCGAGATTGTCATATCGAACCAGACTGGATTTTAATCTACAAAACCTCAGAAACCAATCTTTTTCTGGTTCGTTCCGGTTCCCATGCAGATTTATTCTAA
- a CDS encoding response regulator, with protein MKTRVESTSNSLSAKLVRYGQEKFTGRLDLKVSTAQQWSFYLSYGRLVWASGSVHPTRRWRRQIIYHCPELNPNRIALKKIEPGSCWDYHLMVLLARKRMINPQQTVVVIQGTVAEILFDILQSLTLVSPEQTLIQPSNGSVSSNTIETRVKKPDNFLLNAQLGVRPSMQGILPQTWMLEVEPIINQVQKVWQQWSEMGLEDVSPDLAPVLLQKSALQEQTSVATYKNLVSLINGKRTLRDIAALLKRDLLLLTRSLHPYIKKQLIELVEVPDLIAPNFVDLPAKAGISTQKAQTQKAQKKSDQALIACIDDHPQTCKIMKDVIQSAGYRFLGIQDSIKALPLLLKHKPDLIFLDLVMPIVNGYEMCAQIRRVSMFANTPVIILTAKDGIVDRVRARIVGATDFLSKPINNQKVVATVRKYHTTSPTKTDPVEKGKSR; from the coding sequence ATGAAAACCAGGGTTGAATCTACGTCTAATAGCTTGAGTGCTAAGCTAGTACGCTACGGTCAGGAAAAATTTACTGGCCGACTGGATCTGAAGGTGTCAACTGCTCAGCAATGGAGCTTCTACTTGAGCTATGGCCGTTTGGTCTGGGCATCTGGCAGTGTTCATCCCACTAGGCGTTGGCGTCGGCAGATAATCTACCATTGTCCTGAGCTTAATCCTAATCGGATTGCCCTGAAAAAGATAGAGCCAGGGTCGTGTTGGGACTACCACTTGATGGTGCTGTTAGCACGGAAGCGAATGATCAACCCCCAACAGACTGTGGTTGTAATTCAAGGCACTGTAGCAGAAATATTGTTTGATATCCTCCAGAGCCTAACCTTAGTTTCTCCGGAGCAAACCCTAATTCAACCCAGTAATGGTTCTGTGTCGTCAAACACGATTGAAACTAGGGTCAAGAAGCCTGACAATTTCTTGCTCAATGCCCAGTTGGGAGTACGTCCCTCCATGCAGGGGATTTTGCCACAAACGTGGATGTTAGAGGTAGAACCAATTATTAACCAAGTTCAAAAGGTCTGGCAGCAGTGGTCAGAAATGGGTTTGGAGGATGTTTCTCCTGACTTAGCACCGGTGCTGTTGCAAAAGTCGGCTTTGCAAGAGCAAACGTCGGTGGCCACCTACAAAAATTTGGTAAGCCTAATCAACGGTAAACGCACCCTGCGAGATATAGCAGCCCTGCTCAAACGAGATCTGTTACTGCTGACGCGATCGCTACACCCTTATATTAAGAAACAACTGATTGAACTAGTAGAAGTGCCTGACTTGATAGCTCCCAACTTTGTAGATCTCCCCGCCAAGGCAGGCATTAGTACCCAAAAAGCCCAAACCCAAAAAGCCCAGAAGAAGTCTGATCAGGCATTAATAGCCTGTATTGATGATCACCCCCAAACCTGTAAAATCATGAAGGACGTGATTCAATCAGCAGGTTATCGATTTTTAGGAATCCAAGACTCTATCAAAGCTCTACCTTTGCTACTCAAACATAAGCCAGATTTAATATTCTTGGATTTGGTGATGCCGATTGTTAATGGCTACGAAATGTGCGCCCAGATCCGCCGGGTGTCAATGTTTGCCAATACACCAGTGATCATTCTGACTGCTAAAGATGGTATTGTAGACCGGGTACGAGCCAGAATCGTTGGGGCGACTGATTTCCTTAGCAAACCAATCAACAATCAAAAAGTAGTGGCAACGGTCCGCAAGTATCATACAACGTCGCCCACCAAGACCGACCCAGTTGAAAAAGGCAAGAGTCGGTAA
- a CDS encoding helix-turn-helix domain-containing protein: MNKCVGTTEAASLLGISSRRLRQLLEKGRVRGAYKSGKFWIIPLFNHLPQITKGNRGPKGKWRTSRPPALAKINVNRNHIGSNMKKSPKDRKPVISVKRKGTNLYGNEVEILGPCKIVYQPDNPLDCGARLWIETFSDIHFIGGSFPAIS; encoded by the coding sequence ATGAACAAGTGCGTTGGAACTACTGAAGCAGCATCTCTATTAGGAATTTCCTCTCGAAGATTGCGCCAACTCCTAGAGAAGGGTCGGGTCCGGGGTGCCTATAAAAGCGGGAAATTCTGGATTATTCCTCTGTTCAACCATTTGCCACAAATTACTAAAGGTAATCGTGGACCAAAGGGGAAATGGCGCACTAGTCGTCCGCCAGCTTTAGCGAAGATTAATGTCAATCGCAATCACATTGGCTCGAATATGAAGAAAAGCCCCAAAGACCGGAAGCCAGTGATTTCAGTAAAACGAAAGGGCACTAATCTCTACGGTAATGAGGTGGAAATCCTTGGTCCTTGTAAGATTGTTTATCAGCCGGATAATCCCCTTGATTGTGGTGCTCGTTTGTGGATCGAAACCTTCAGTGATATTCACTTTATTGGTGGTAGTTTTCCGGCTATTAGCTAA
- a CDS encoding ATP-binding protein translates to MAPLSQTNWYHTNFISLLQEIDRVRNYLKNYIEGKENQQIVTEFVDDTSALAQLCLLFNLTPIERDILLMCVGQEIEPMFQSLVAIAQKNHPHKNYPSLSLAMDALPGASWDVLSPQSPLFYWQLLQIEPGRILTKSPLIIDQHILCFLLGYDTTDQELAGKIIPQPPQTNPVFLPPSQLSIGSQLISIWSGGEGRNSYPVVQLSGSDRTTKYQIASATCQDLGKKLHTLEPAALTTKPQEVYQLAKRWQREALLSNSVLFIDCDSYNFTEPGREYALRHFIDSNNTRLILSSNDRKIDCQRTLVNLDIPPLSHQEQYDLWEYHIGSAAAELNGQLERVAVQFNLNTASIQAACDQFKIQNSKFPQNPGSSPPSALTHPYPLPGGEPGGDRYQNPQITNSEASSGFPLFKGDGRGISDREASSGFPLFKGDGRGISDNGGKNLKDETHQSTQLWDICRQIARNQLDHLAQPIHATATWDDLVLPTPQRLLLGDIATHLRHKFKVYQQWGFAQKGHRGLGISALFYGASGTGKTMAAEVLAQEFRLDLYRIDLSRVVSKYIGETEKNLRRIFDAAETGSAILLFDEADALFGKRTQVKDSHDRHANIEVSYLLQRMEAYQGLAILTTNFQSALDSAFQRRIRFVVEFPIPGPEIRTQIWQRIFPPQTPTLNLNYQKLGQLNVAGGNIRNIALNAAFLAAAADEPVNMEHILEATKREYLKLKKMLTNEEIEGWF, encoded by the coding sequence ATGGCACCCCTTTCTCAAACCAACTGGTATCACACTAATTTTATATCTCTGTTACAAGAAATCGATCGAGTTCGTAACTATTTAAAAAACTACATAGAAGGTAAAGAAAATCAACAAATCGTTACTGAATTTGTTGACGATACCTCTGCCCTGGCTCAACTTTGTCTCCTATTCAATCTAACCCCAATTGAAAGGGATATCCTGCTCATGTGCGTGGGCCAGGAAATAGAACCTATGTTCCAGTCTTTGGTGGCCATTGCCCAAAAAAATCATCCTCACAAAAACTATCCTAGTCTAAGTTTAGCTATGGACGCCCTGCCCGGAGCCAGTTGGGATGTCCTTTCTCCCCAAAGCCCTTTATTTTACTGGCAACTGCTCCAGATTGAACCAGGAAGAATCCTAACCAAGTCCCCCCTAATAATTGACCAGCATATCCTCTGCTTTTTGTTAGGATACGATACTACAGACCAGGAATTAGCAGGCAAGATCATACCCCAACCGCCTCAGACTAACCCGGTTTTTTTGCCTCCCTCTCAGTTAAGTATAGGGTCGCAATTGATAAGCATTTGGTCTGGGGGCGAGGGGAGAAATAGCTATCCCGTGGTGCAATTATCTGGCTCGGATCGAACCACTAAATACCAAATTGCATCGGCCACTTGTCAGGATTTGGGGAAAAAGTTACATACTCTAGAACCTGCCGCTCTGACCACCAAGCCCCAGGAAGTTTACCAACTCGCGAAGCGTTGGCAAAGGGAAGCATTACTGAGCAATAGTGTCCTGTTTATTGACTGCGATAGTTATAATTTTACAGAGCCTGGGCGGGAGTATGCTCTGAGGCATTTTATTGATAGTAACAATACTCGTTTAATCCTCAGCAGCAATGACCGAAAAATTGACTGTCAGCGGACTCTTGTTAACCTAGACATCCCCCCTTTGAGCCACCAGGAACAATATGACCTGTGGGAATACCATATAGGGTCAGCAGCAGCAGAACTTAACGGTCAACTTGAGCGCGTGGCCGTACAGTTTAACCTCAATACTGCTTCTATTCAAGCCGCCTGTGATCAATTCAAAATTCAAAATTCAAAATTCCCACAAAATCCCGGATCTAGCCCCCCTAGCGCCCTAACCCACCCCTACCCCCTCCCAGGAGGGGAACCTGGGGGAGACAGATATCAAAATCCCCAAATAACAAACAGCGAAGCCTCCTCTGGTTTCCCCCTTTTTAAGGGGGACGGAAGGGGGATCTCGGATAGGGAAGCCTCCTCTGGTTTCCCCCTTTTTAAGGGGGACGGAAGGGGGATCTCGGATAATGGGGGCAAAAATCTCAAAGACGAAACCCACCAATCAACTCAATTATGGGATATCTGCCGCCAAATAGCCCGTAATCAATTAGATCACTTAGCGCAACCGATCCATGCTACTGCTACCTGGGACGATCTCGTTTTACCAACCCCACAACGGCTGCTTCTTGGGGATATTGCCACTCATCTCAGACACAAGTTTAAAGTCTATCAGCAATGGGGTTTCGCCCAAAAAGGCCATCGGGGTTTGGGCATCAGCGCCCTATTTTACGGGGCTAGCGGTACTGGTAAAACCATGGCAGCAGAGGTATTAGCCCAGGAATTTCGCCTGGATCTTTATCGCATCGACCTAAGTAGAGTAGTCAGTAAATATATTGGTGAGACGGAAAAGAATCTGCGGCGGATCTTTGATGCAGCAGAAACCGGAAGTGCTATTCTACTGTTTGACGAAGCGGATGCCCTGTTTGGTAAGCGTACCCAAGTTAAAGACAGTCACGACCGCCACGCTAACATCGAAGTCAGCTATTTGCTGCAACGTATGGAAGCCTATCAAGGGTTAGCAATTTTGACAACCAATTTCCAAAGCGCACTCGATAGTGCCTTTCAGCGCCGGATTCGCTTTGTGGTGGAGTTTCCAATTCCGGGACCCGAAATCCGTACCCAAATTTGGCAGCGGATTTTTCCTCCCCAGACCCCAACCCTTAACTTAAATTACCAGAAACTGGGTCAACTCAATGTAGCTGGTGGAAATATTCGCAATATTGCCCTTAATGCCGCATTTTTGGCCGCCGCAGCGGATGAACCCGTGAACATGGAACATATCTTAGAAGCGACAAAACGGGAATATCTTAAGTTGAAGAAAATGTTGACAAACGAAGAGATTGAAGGGTGGTTTTAG
- a CDS encoding DUF4351 domain-containing protein — MAKRADIGSKRLISLAPNAWVQWVTGNPQVRASQLLDAEFQWISRESDVIVKASSPEHSEFLILNELQLRYDQNMPQRMRNYVALAEEKYNLSAYPVLINILPPPSTVTIEDCYDSEFMGLKARQDYRVINLWEVEAELVLEQPLPPLFPFVPILFGGGSESKLRSAVQALRADQTLNQLEPLLAFFASFVLAMQRGLGGFPHERLHQEEIPLIQQIMRWDMTVLRESPWYQEILQEGVAQGIEQGVEQGIEQGIERGIEQGIQQERRGSLERILKLRFSEIPVEISVRIQALTLEQLEELMATALTVNSLDEFSEHLPN, encoded by the coding sequence ATGGCAAAACGTGCAGATATTGGTAGCAAACGCCTAATCAGTCTCGCTCCTAATGCTTGGGTGCAATGGGTAACCGGTAATCCCCAAGTGCGGGCATCTCAGTTACTCGATGCTGAGTTTCAATGGATTAGTCGCGAAAGCGATGTAATTGTAAAAGCGTCTAGCCCGGAACACTCCGAATTTCTGATTCTCAATGAATTACAACTACGGTATGACCAGAACATGCCTCAGAGAATGCGCAATTATGTCGCTTTAGCTGAGGAAAAATACAACCTATCCGCTTATCCGGTATTAATTAACATCTTGCCGCCCCCAAGCACGGTCACAATCGAAGACTGTTACGACAGTGAATTTATGGGATTAAAAGCCCGTCAAGATTATCGGGTAATTAATCTGTGGGAAGTAGAGGCTGAATTAGTATTAGAACAACCTTTGCCTCCCCTATTTCCATTTGTACCAATTTTATTTGGAGGTGGTAGCGAATCAAAATTGCGCTCAGCGGTGCAGGCGCTACGAGCGGATCAAACCTTGAATCAACTAGAACCGCTCTTAGCTTTCTTTGCTAGTTTTGTATTAGCGATGCAGCGCGGTCTTGGGGGTTTCCCCCATGAGCGACTGCATCAAGAAGAGATACCCTTAATTCAACAAATCATGAGGTGGGATATGACAGTATTACGAGAATCACCCTGGTATCAAGAGATTTTACAAGAGGGTGTTGCTCAAGGGATTGAACAAGGGGTTGAACAAGGGATTGAACAAGGGATTGAACGAGGGATTGAACAAGGCATCCAACAAGAACGTCGAGGCAGTTTAGAGCGCATCCTTAAACTGCGATTTTCAGAGATTCCTGTCGAGATATCCGTCAGAATTCAAGCCTTAACTCTCGAACAATTAGAAGAGTTGATGGCCACGGCATTAACCGTTAACTCCCTAGATGAGTTTAGTGAACATTTGCCCAATTAA
- a CDS encoding DUF1822 family protein, protein MTITESTNIKVSISPYAHSYAAQFAAEQTTPRKGKHVYLNTLAVYAVNNYLKWLKIPSNLAQSDCWNPGLRALFDVADLVLPNIGKLECRPVLPGQSALNVPLEVTEDRIGYVAVQFSEQLDQVELLGFAPYHAIAKSLDPLPLEHLQSLDTLIDKIDWIKKSVRVTQWFEEIFQADWQPPPSLLPEYRYRSSFKTVTSFRGSELGIKRRSKQEPRIEALRGNDRSTMRAKLMDLDGQGVVLLLQVNFQPPDTEDIDIFMRLYPAGDAMYLPPDLQVNLLDESGKSCMKAQAGKTNDKIQIDFSCQPEERFSVRLKLGDISITEKFII, encoded by the coding sequence ATGACTATTACAGAATCAACTAACATTAAGGTTTCTATTAGCCCATACGCTCATAGTTATGCAGCACAGTTTGCTGCTGAACAAACCACCCCTCGGAAGGGAAAACACGTCTATTTAAATACTTTAGCAGTTTATGCTGTTAACAACTATCTTAAATGGCTCAAGATTCCCAGTAATCTTGCTCAAAGTGATTGTTGGAATCCGGGTTTGAGAGCATTGTTTGATGTAGCTGATCTGGTTTTGCCCAACATTGGTAAATTGGAATGTCGTCCAGTGCTACCAGGTCAGTCAGCCTTGAACGTGCCACTAGAAGTGACCGAAGACCGGATTGGCTATGTGGCAGTGCAGTTCAGTGAGCAATTAGACCAGGTAGAGTTATTGGGATTTGCTCCGTATCATGCGATCGCTAAATCCCTAGACCCTTTACCCCTAGAACATCTTCAATCTCTCGATACACTAATTGACAAGATTGATTGGATTAAGAAATCGGTGAGGGTAACCCAATGGTTTGAAGAAATATTTCAGGCAGATTGGCAACCACCACCATCACTGCTACCTGAGTATAGGTACAGGTCTAGTTTCAAAACCGTTACTTCCTTCAGAGGATCTGAGTTAGGTATCAAGCGGCGCTCCAAGCAAGAACCGAGGATAGAGGCTTTAAGGGGTAATGACAGATCAACGATGCGAGCCAAGCTAATGGACTTAGATGGTCAAGGGGTAGTCCTGCTGCTGCAAGTTAATTTCCAACCTCCTGATACTGAAGATATCGATATTTTTATGCGGCTATATCCTGCGGGGGATGCAATGTATTTACCACCAGATTTGCAGGTAAATTTACTCGATGAATCGGGAAAGTCTTGTATGAAAGCTCAAGCTGGAAAAACTAACGACAAGATCCAAATTGATTTCAGTTGCCAACCAGAGGAACGATTCAGTGTCAGATTAAAATTGGGAGATATAAGTATCACGGAAAAATTTATAATTTAG